One Aspergillus oryzae RIB40 DNA, chromosome 2 genomic window carries:
- a CDS encoding mitochondrial 54S ribosomal protein mL41 (predicted protein), whose amino-acid sequence MFKPSQPMMARLRLTTKQVNGGYYKGNRTGAMGYFAKNGSYVIDWKKVRTFVVPENLGEFKLTPFVTQRMAPTKSKYTRDMEKDSKLITVERAFGGKDYLDMWASDNGQEVLEQERLEQETSRQ is encoded by the exons ATGTTCAAGCCTTCACAACCGATGATGGCGCGACTGCGCTTAACGACTAAGCAGGTCAATGGTGGCTACTATAAAGGAAACCGCACTGGCGCGATGGGTTACTTCGCGAAGAACGGCTCGTATGTGATCGACTGGAAAAAAGTCCGAACCTTTGTTGTTCCTGAAAACTTGGGTGAATTTAAG CTTACCCCCTTCGTCACGCAACGCATGGCCCCAACAAAGTCCAAATACACCAGagacatggagaaggatagCAAGTTGATCACAGTCGAACGAGCATTTGGTGGGAAGGACTATCTTGACATGTGGGCTTCGGACAATGGCCAAGAGGTACTTGAGCAGGAGCGACTCGAACAAGAGACATCCCGTCAATAG
- a CDS encoding HECT-type E3 ubiquitin-protein ligase (E3 ubiquitin protein ligase) codes for MFQSFTGNSRRPRQVNLGGRNTNPFAAFPSGRQHPHGTGPQNTLAVAQQERLLRQQERERLGATRIVQRTWRGYRSRKITCSAWRAEWDATEQQRSELLLSFDEIAHDAVQTSPHYVTAAKCLSQLRLLVQFLEPRNSGDILRLAYFSKAFQKTLHKVPTIATEGEWITPLKRLARLTLRVLHSATAPTVPAIALWPLLELLMFLTDLIPKQMARLAQEYYSVMVSLTKDIDAISSRCLLSRDNLVQTVLALLRPITAETLTAYEWFARSYLTIPDLQTYLGTLDGLANNINYKLLTSAFEPLQSHFKDSPQNSDDVDARLWILSYFIFFHRYALGSQAGYKAPESGFVKVVSDLLNSTAVHISRRLESGEVTDFDDTPDRAPLHPFIKEQLFSLVNQGSITGLLSDLQSSHLSQRDLANSQSDASREAKILATYALTLLRVFPRRGDDIRMWLYLGSAVSDDRLAGQPGSRIPAIKYFWQASRSSKIFNTISEDSTKVLTLLKPASDTNEARLPSISHKERDEEWMIILLFLELYTFVLKVMDDEEFFSSGSSFTASSNTRVSWTKESALPLADIKDMTIFLKNLAFTLYWNSADLNEDETVHDSGGIRSYFSSSVTPSDTVSSVRDLEMKNKEKGLSGVTGIPLDYFKGLVTGLLRMIHERDSRRKFLPDGHWLMTNRFDMEGFIPAVVAEEENRHQLQDEEEGEGQDDLMDDAYYESSLGLIGTGRAQQTRRIEALRRRQQQAARRKQLEAVAPRLEILRNMPFFIPFHTRVQIFREFIYRDQIRRRQGYIDPDAWRMSVAQASMGRMIDGRPAVQDILGRHHANIRRESVFKDAFDQFYELGEGLKEPIQITFIDKFNTPEAGIDGGGVTKEFLTSVTNEAFKSISDLNLFEENEQHLLYPNPAAVEHRRELLRQVGLAENSPDWNDNIRDLLRRYEFLGRVIGKCLYEGILVDVNFAPFFLLKWALTGGTGSAQKETAYRANLNDLKDLDQGLYQGLLQLKNYPGDVEDFSLNFTVTDIIPLSDGRSRTITRDLKPHGSDIPVTNQNRLVYISYIARYRLQAQPALQTNAFLQGLGQIIQPSWLSMFNQSELQTLVSGESGDIDVSDLRRNTQYGGVYTIGDDREEHPTIQLFWEVMHKMTNEERQKVLRFVTSTPRAPLLGFSHLNPRFSIRDSSEDQERLPSTSTCVNLLKLPRYTNANTLREKLLYAINSGAGFDLS; via the exons ATGTTCCAGTCATTCACGGGTAACTCTCGCCGTCCGCGGCAGGTTAATCTCGGAGGTCGCAATACGAACCCTTTCGCCGCATTTCCTTCCGGAAGGCAACACCCTCATGGCACAGGGCCCCAGAATACTCTGGCAGTTGCACAGCAAGAGCGTCTACTAAGGCAACAAGAGAGAGAACGGTTGGGCGCGACCAGGATCGTGCAGCGGACATGGCGGGGTTATCGAAGTAGGAAGATAACGTGCAGTGCATGGCGAGCAGAGTGGGATGCCACTGAGCAACAGAGGTCGGAACTCCTCCTATCATTCGATGAAATAGCCCACGATGCTGTGCAGACTTCGCCTCACTATGTTACCGCAGCAAAGTGCCTGTCGCAGTTGCGGCTGTTGGTACAGTTCCTGGAGCCCCGAAACAGTGGTGATATACTCCGACTTGCCTACTTTTCAAAAGCATTCCAAAAAACTCTACACAAGGTGCCTACTATTGCAACCGAAGGAGAGTGGATAACACCTTTGAAACGCCTGGCAAGGTTGACTCTACGTGTGCTGCACTCAGCTACCGCTCCGACAGTGCCAGCGATTGCCTTGTGGCCTCTTCTCGAGTTGTTGATGTTTTTAACGGACCTTATCCCGAAGCAAATGGCTCGCTTAGCCCAAGAGTATTACTCCGTAATGGTTTCTCTCACGAAAGATATAGATGCAATCTCCTCAAGGTGTCTTCTGTCGAGAGATAACCTCGTTCAAACAGTTTTAGCATTGCTTCGACCGATAACTGCCGAAACGCTCACTGCCTATGAATGGTTTGCAAGGAGCTACTTGACtattccagatcttcaaACGTACCTAGGGACACTGGATGGGCTTGCTAATAATATCAATTATAAATTGCTGACGTCCGCGTTCGAGCCCTTACAGTCTCATTTTAAAGATAGTCCTCAAAACTCCGATGATGTGGATGCCCGCCTTTGGATACTTTCATatttcatattcttccacAGGTATGCTCTGGGAAGCCAGGCCGGATATAAAGCACCTGAGTCTGGTTTTGTGAAGGTTGTCTCGGACCTACTCAACTCTACTGCTGTGCATATATCGCGACGTCTGGAATCTGGGGAGGTCACCGATTTTGACGACACACCTGACAGAGCACCACTGCATCCATTTATCAAGGAACAGCTATTCAGTCTTGTCAACCAGGGAAGTATAACCGGATTGCTTTCTGATTTGCAATCTAGTCATTTGTCTCAACGTGACCTGGCAAATTCACAATCTGATGCGTCGCGGGAGGCGAAAATCCTTGCGACATACGCCCTGACTCTTTTGAGGGTATTTCCTCGGCGAGGCGATGATATTCGAATGTGGTTGTATCTGGGATCTGCTGTCTCGGATGATCGATTGGCAGGCCAACCTGGGTCGAGAATACCGGCTATCAAATATTTCTGGCAAGCATCCAGATCCAGTAAAATATTCAATACAATAAGCGAAGATTCAACCAAGGTGTTGACCTTACTGAAACCAGCCAGCGATACGAATGAGGCCAGACTACCGAGCATATCGCACAAAGAGCGTGACGAAGAGTGGATGAttattctcctcttccttgagctGTATACGTTTGTCCTGAAAGTTATGGATGACGAAGAGTTTTTTTCTAGCGGATCTTCGTTTACTGCTTCGTCGAATACTAGGGTTTCATGGACCAAGGAGAGCGCTCTTCCTTTGGCAGATATCAAGGATATGACGATATTCTTGAAAAACCTGGCATTTACTCTGTACTGGAACTCTGCAGATTtgaatgaagatgaaactgTTCATGACAGTGGAGGGATTCGGAGTTATTTCAGCTCCTCTGTTACCCCATCTGACACCGTTTCAAGCGTTCGGGATCTCGAAATGAAAAATAAGGAGAAGGGGCTATCTGGAGTGACGGGAATTCCGCTCGACTATTTCAAAGGCCTCGTGACTGGTCTGTTGAGGATGATCCATGAGCGTGATTCGCGACGCAAGTTCCTTCCTGACGGACACTGGCTGATGACCAATCGCTTTGACATGGAGGGCTTCATCCCTGCAGTTGtagcggaagaagagaatagaCACCAACTccaggatgaggaagaaggggaaggacaAGATGATTTAATGGATGATGCTTATTATGAATCGTCATTGGGACTAATCGGTACAGGCCGTGCTCAACAGACACGGCGAATTGAGGCTCTTAGACGACGTCAACAACAAGCAGCTCGCAGGAAACAACTGGAGGCGGTGGCTCCTAGACTCGAAATACTGAGAAACATGCCGTTCTTCATTCCTTTTCATACCCGGGTGCAAATATTTCGAGAATTTATTTATCGTGATCAGATACGCAGACGGCAAGGGTACATCGATCCGGATGCTTGGCGTATGTCTGTAGCCCAGGCCTCAATGGGGCGTATGATCGATGGGCGACCTGCGGTGCAGGATATTCTTGGCCGGCACCATGCAAACATCAGGCGCGAGAGTGTGTTCAAAGATGCATTTGATCAATTCTATGAACTCGGCGAAGGCCTCAAAGAACCTATACAGATCACATTCATTGACAAGTTCAACACACCGGAAGCGGGGATTGATGGCGGCGGTGTGACGAAGGAATTTCTAACCAGCGTCACGAATGAGGCATTTAAATCGATAAGTGACCTGAACTTGTTTGAAGAGAACGAACAACATCTACTCTACCCGAACCCAGCTGCGGTCGAGCATCGTAGGGAGCTCTTGAGACAGGTCGGGCTTGCTGAGAATAGCCCGGACTGGAATGACAATATCCGTGATTTGCTCAGGCGGTATGAGTTCTTGGGGCGTGTTATAGGAAAGTGTCTTTACGAGGGAATCTTGGTCGATGTGAACTTTGCGCCGTTTTTCCTGCTGAAATGGGCTTTGACGGGAGGCACGGGCTCGGCACAAAAGGAAACAGCATATCGAGCCAACCTTAATGACCTCAAAGACCTCGATCAGGGACTATATCAAGGATTG TTGCAACTGAAAAACTACCCTGGAGATGTGGAAGACTTCTCTTTAAACTTCACCGTCACTGACATCATACCTCTTTCGGACGGGAGAAGTCGCACAATCACTCGGGACCTCAAACCTCACGGGTCAGATATACCTGTAACCAACCAGAACCGGCTCGTGTATATTTCATATATTGCTCGGTACCGTCTACAGGCACAGCCCGCGCTGCAAACGAACGCCTTTCTCCAAGGCTTGGGGCAGATTATACAACCTTCGTGGTTGTCAATGTTCAACCAGTCGGAACTGCAGACCTTGGTTAGTGGCGAGTCAGGGGATATTGACGTTTCGGATTTGAGGCGCAACACTCAATACGGAGGGGTGTATACCATTGGCGACGATAGGGAAGAGCATCCGACGATCCAGCTGTTCTGGGAGGTCATGCATAAGATGACCAACGAGGAGCGACAGAAGGTGCTACGATTTGTGACGTCCACTCCGCGAGCCCCTCTACTGGGATTCAGTCATTTGAACCCACGTTTCAGCATTCGTGATTCCAGTGAGGACCAGGAGCGGCTTCCTAGTACAAGTACCTGCGTGAACCTTCTGAAGCTGCCTCGTTATACCAACGCCAACACCCTACGAGAAAAGCTTCTTTATGCCATCAACTCTGGCGCCGGTTTTGATCTTAGTTGA
- the pab1 gene encoding polyadenylate-binding protein (polyadenylate-binding protein (RRM superfamily)), with translation MSADASTTPAADSNVTSTPETSTTPAAPAPEVTAVESTTAPNASQPHSASLYVGELDPSVTEAMLYELFSSIGQVASIRVCRDAVTRRSLGYAYVNYNNTADGERALEDLNYTLIKGKPCRIMWSQRDPALRKTGQGNVFIKNLDSAIDNKALHDTFAAFGNILSCKVAQDEFGNSKGYGFVHYETAEAANNAIKHVNGMLLNDKKVFVGHHISKKDRQSKFEEMKANFTNVYIKNIDQDVTEEEFRELFEKFGEITSATLSRDQEGKSRGFGFVNFSTHESAQAAVDEMNEKEIRTQKLYVGRAQKKHEREEELRKQYEAARLEKASKYQGVNLYVKNLTDDVDDEKLRELFGPYGTITSAKVMRDTNIERTQTPESDKEKENKEATKENEKESSEAEKAEKTEEKPADSGDEKKEDKESKKADKKGLGKSKGFGFVCFSSPDEASKAVTEMNQRMVNGKPLYVALAQRKDVRRSQLEASIQARNTIRQQQAAAAAGMPQPYMQPAVFYGPGQQGFIPGQRGGIAFPPQPGMVMAGIPGGRPGQYPGPFPGQQGGRGMGPNQQLPPNFQGIPMGAMQGPVPNGMGYPQGMAQVQFGRGAGGRGQVPGMPNMGQGMRGPGYGQGRGGVPVQQGQMRPGQGGRGQNAAQAPAGRPEEAVAGGLTAQALSAAPPPQQKQMLGEALYPKIQAQQPELAGKITGMLLEMENTELLSLLEDEEALRAKVDEALNVYDEYMKNKGGESEATGEAAKPKEAAKETSTEENKS, from the exons ATGTCTGCCGACGCCTCTACCACCCCCGCTGCTGACAGCAATGTCACCAGCACCCCCGAGACCAGCACCActcctgctgctcctgctcccgAGGTCACTGCTGTTGAGAGCACCACTGCTCCCAATGCTTCCCAGCCCCACTCTGCCTCTCTCTATGTCGGTGAACTCGACCCCTCTGTGACTGAGGCCATGCTCTATgagcttttctcttccatcggCCAGGTTGCTTCCATCCGTGTCTGCCGTGATGCTGTTACCAGACGCTCTCTGGGATATGCTTATGTCAACTACAACAACACCGCCGACGGTGAGCGTGCTCTCGAAGATCTGAACTACACCCTGATCAAGGGCAAGCCCTGCCGTATCATGTGGTCTCAGCGTGACCCCGCTCTGCGTAAGACTGGCCAGGGCAACGTGTTCATCAAGAACCTGGATAGCGCCATCGACAACAAGGCTCTTCACGATACCTTTGCTGCCTTCGGTAACATCCTCAGCTGCAAGGTCGCCCAGGATGAGTTCGGCAACTCTAAGGGATACGGTTTCGTCCACTACGAGACTGCTGAGGCTGCTAACAACGCCATCAAGCACGTCAACGGCATGTTGCTGAACGACAAGAAGGTCTTCGTTGGCCACCACATCTCGAAGAAGGACCGCCAGAGCAAGTTCGAGGAGATGAAGGCCAACTTCACCAACGTCTACATTAAGAACATTGACCAGGAtgtcaccgaggaggagttcCGTGAGCTCTTCGAAAAATTCGGTGAGATCACCTCCGCCACCCTCAGCCGTGACCAGGAGGGCAAGAGCCGTGGTTTCGGTTTCGTCAACTTCTCTACCCACGAGAGCGCGCAGGCCGCCGTTGACGAGATgaatgagaaggagatccGTACCCAGAAGCTCTATGTCGGCCGTGCTCAGAAGAAGCACGAGCGTGAGGAGGAGCTGCGCAAGCAGTACGAGGCTGCCCGCTTGGAGAAGGCCTCCAAGTACCAGGGTGTGAACCTTTACGTGAAGAACCTCACCGACGAcgttgatgatgagaagcTGCGCGAGCTCTTCGGACCTTATGGCACCATCACCTCTGCCAAGGTCATGCGCGACACCAACATTGAGCGTACTCAGACTCCAGAgtccgacaaggagaaggagaacaaggaagcCACCAaggagaacgagaaggaaTCCTCagaggctgagaaggccgagaagaccGAGGAAAAGCCCGCTGACTCTGGcgatgagaaaaaggaggacaaggagtcgaagaaggccgatAAGAAGGGTCTCGGAAAGAGCAAGGGCTTTGGTTTCGTCTGCTTCAGCAGCCCCGATGAAGCCTCCAAGGCTGTCACTGAGATGAACCAGAGAATGGTCAACGGCAAGCCTCTTTATGTTGCCCTTGCTCAGCGCAAGGACGTCCGCAGAAGCCAGCTGGAGGCCAGCATTCAGGCTCGCAACACTATCAGACAGCAGCaggctgccgctgccgctggCATGCCCCAGCCC TACATGCAGCCCGCCGTTTTCTACGGACCTGGCCAGCAGGGCTTCATTCCCGGTCAGCGCGGTGGCATTGCCTTCCCTCCTCAACCCGGTATGGTGATGGCTGGTATCCCAGGTGGACGCCCCGGTCAGTACCCTGGTCCTTTCCCTGGTCAGCAGGGTGGTCGTGGCATGGGCCCCAACCAGCAGCTTCCTCCTAACTTCCAGGGCATCCCCATGGGCGCCATGCAGGGCCCTGTTCCTAACGGCATGGGCTACCCTCAGGGCATGGCTCAGGTGCAGTTCGGACGCGGTGCTGGTGGCCGTGGTCAGGTTCCCGGAATGCCCAACATGGGTCAGGGTATGCGTGGCCCTGGCTATGGACAAGGCCGCGGTGGTGTGCCCGTCCAGCAAGGCCAGATGCGTCCTGGTCAAGGTGGCCGTGGACAGAACGCCGCTCAGGCCCCTGCCGGACGTCCCGAGGAGGCCGTTGCCGGTGGTCTCACCGCCCAGGCTCTCTCAGCCGCCCCCCCTCCTCAGCAGAAGCAAATGCTGGGTGAGGCCCTCTACCCCAAGATCCAAGCTCAGCAACCTGAGTTGGCAGGCAAGATCACTGGTATGCTTCTAGAGATGGAGAACACCGAATTACTTAGCTT gcttgaggatgaggaggccCTGCGCGCCAAGGTCGACGAGGCCCTGAACGTTTATGATGAGTacatgaagaacaagggaGGCGAGAGCGAGGCGACCGGAGAGGCTGCCAAGCCCAAGGAGGCTGCCAAGGAGACCTCTACCGAAGAGAACAAGTCGTAA
- a CDS encoding transcription factor domain-containing protein (predicted protein) — protein MSPQWETAKNCHRALTLLSRNIQHSSTVPTLHRPSEPPLSRTRPEDDNDFDTRKKRRLNSHPVTRTSRLGSSSFEMTLDGTVHPSDNDEDTNDPGLGVQNMSYSNDIQVSNNPSELVQGGTRLLLSPDTIQSPEDRLFFSEGGSHSMMDFDLNMVDLLQGANFDNLFDMFGQQYPSF, from the coding sequence atGTCCCCACAATGGGAAACCGCCAAAAACTGCCACCGAGCATTAACCCTCCTATCTCGAAACATTCAACACTCAAGCACGGTCCCAACCTTACACAGACCCTCCGAACCCCCTCTGTCAAGAACCAGACCGGAGGACGATAACGACTTCGACACGCGCAAGAAACGCCGCCTAAATTCCCATCCCGTCACGAGGACTTCTCGACTAGGGTCTTCGAGCTTCGAGATGACCCTTGATGGAACGGTGCATCCTAGTGATAATGACGAGGATACTAATGACCCGGGTTTGGGTGTCCAGAATATGTCGTACTCTAATGACATCCAAGTGTCGAATAATCCGTCAGAACTGGTACAGGGTGGGACTAGGTTGCTATTGTCTCCTGATACCATTCAGAGTCCCGAGGAccggcttttcttttcggaGGGTGGTTCGCACAGTATGATGGATTTTGATTTAAATATGGTTGATTTGTTGCAGGGGGCGAACTTTGATAATTTGTTTGACATGTTTGGGCAGCAGTATCCGAGTTTCTGA
- a CDS encoding uncharacterized protein (isocitrate/isopropylmalate dehydrogenase): MASQKPTYRIASIPGDGIGIEVVDAAIQVVEKLAKTLGTFNIDFTHIPWGTAYYKEHGRYVSEDCLDTLRKFDAGLFGAVGAPDVPDHISLWGLLLALRGPLQLYANVRPVRTFPGTKCPLNTATEGIDWMLVRENSEGEYSGQGGRSHVGQPWEAATEVAMFTRVGIERIMRFAFEVAQSRPRKLLTVVTKSNSMRNGMVLWDQVAAEVAKDFPDVTWDKMLVDAMTVRMVAKPQSIDTIVGTNLHMDILSDLAAALAGSIGVAPSSNLDPTRKNPSIFEPVHGSAFDITGKGVANPVATFWSAAEMLSWLGEKEAAKQLMDCVEKVCAAGILTPDLGGTSNTQGVVDAVKKEIERLV, from the exons ATGGCCTCTCAGAAACCTACCTACCGCATCGCATCCATTCCGGGAGACGGGATAGGCATCGAAGTCGTCGACGCTGCCATCCAGGTAGTAGAAAAGCTCGCCAAGACCCTTGGAACATTCAATATCGATTTCACTCACATACCATGGGGAACTGCGTACTACAAGGAACACGGTCGATATGTGTCCGAAGATTGTTTAGACACGCTGCGCAAGTTCGACGCTGGGCTGTTTGGTGCCGTGGGTGCCCCAG ATGTTCCGGACCACATCTCCCTCTGGGGTCTCTTATTAGCACTTCGCGGGCCGCTGCAGCTATATGCTAACGTCCGTCCCGTGCGCACATTCCCGGGCACCAAATGCCCTCTCAACACCGCGACAGAGGGTATTGACTGGATGCTTGTGCGCGAAAACTCCGAAGGAGAGTACTCCGGCCAGGGCGGACGCAGTCACGTCGGTCAGCCGTGGGAAGCTGCGACAGAGGTGGCTATGTTTACCCGCGTCGGGATCGAGAGGATTATGcgctttgcctttgaagtcGCTCAATCCAGACCCCGTAAGCTACTGACTGTGGTTACGAAGAGTAACTCCATGCGAAACGGCATGGTACTCTGGGACCAGGTTGCGGCGGAAGTTGCTAAGGATTTCCCCGATGTTACGTGGGACAAAATGCTGGTGGATGCAATGACGGTCCGCATGGTAGCAAAGCCCCAATCTATCGATACCATCGTGGGAACAAATCTACACATGGATATCCTATCCGACTTGGCGGCTGCGTTGGCAGGTTCTATCGGTGTGGCTCCTTCCAGTAACCTGGATCCGACCCGGAAGAATCCCTCAATCTTCGAACCAGTACATGGCAGTGCATTTGATATCACCGGAAAGGGTGTTGCCAACCCCGTAGCTACTTTCTGGTCCGCTGCGGAGATGCTGTCATGGTTGGGTGAAAAGGAGGCGGCGAAGCAGCTCATGGATTGCGTAGAAAAGGTCTGCGCCGCTGGTATCTTAACGCCGGATCTCGGAGGCACGTCGAATACGCAAGGAGTGGTAGATgctgtgaagaaggagatcgagcGTCTGGTATAA
- a CDS encoding putative aspartate aminotransferase (aspartate aminotransferase/Glutamic oxaloacetic transaminase AAT2/GOT1), which translates to MATQPATTETEASASFFEAASYIPPDAIFALTAEYNADTFAQKVNLGQGTYRDENGQPWVLPSVQKARETLLSKGLNHEYLPILGLQTFRNEATKLALGSEIYDKKQSQLAICQSLSGTGALHLAGLLLRSVRSPLPKVYIPSPTWSNHGQVFSSLGFQCETFQYYDAEKRDIDIEAYYSALRAAEPNSVVIIHACAHNPTGCDPSKEQWKQIGLIMKERKLFPLFDAAYLGFNSGNVDDDAFAMRYFINELQMEAGGCLSFAKNMGLYGERVGCLFFAAGTEKAATNTQSVLEMLQRSEVSNPPAYGAKIASAILGDETLKEMWYADLITMSGRIRSMRQALYDGLIKFGAPGTWDHLIRQSGMFGFLGLSPAVVQKLKDKYHIYMASNSRVSIAGLNPSNVEYVARSIAECLNES; encoded by the exons ATGGCGACCCAGCCCGCCACAACAGAAACCGAGGCTTCTGCCTCATTTTTCGAGGCCGCATCATATATCCCACCTGATGCGATCTTCGCTCTTACGGCAGAGTACAATGCTGATACCTTTGCCCAGAAGGTCAACCTGGGCCAGGGAACCTACCGCGACGAGAATGGACAGCCATGGGTTTTGCCTTCTGTTCAAAAGGCTCGCGAgactcttctttccaaagGGTTAAACCACGAATACCTGCCAATTCTTGGTCTCCAGACCTTCCGCAATGAAGCCACAAAACTGGCCTTAGGATCGGAAATATATGACAAGAAACAGTCTCAG CTTGCCATTTGCCAAAGTTTGTCAGGAACGGGTGCTCTACATCTGGCAGGATTGCTTCTTAGAAGCGTTCGCAGCCCGCTGCCAAAAGTGTacattccttctccaacctGGTCAAACCATGGTCAAGTTTTCTCGTCACTGGGATTTCAGTGTGAAACATTCCAGTATTATGAtgcagagaagagagataTTGATATAGAAGCGTATTACTCTGCCCTAAGAGCCGCGGAGCCAAACTCCGTTGTTATTATTCACGCTTGTGCTCATAACCCTACGGGTTGCGATCCCAGCAAAGAGCAATGGAAACAAATTGGATTgataatgaaagaaagaaagttgTTCCCGCTATTTGATGCCGCATACCTGGGTTTCAATTCGGGAaatgtcgatgatgatgcattTGCTATGCGTTATTTCATAAACGAACTACAAATGGAAGCCGGTGGCTGTCTTTCCTTCGCGAAGAATATGGGACTCTACG GTGAGCGTGTGGgctgtcttttcttcgcAGCCGGCACAGAAAAGGCCGCGACAAACACACAGTCAGTTCTTGAAATGCTCCAACGCTCCGAAGTGTCAAATCCTCCAGCCTATGGAGCGAAGATAGCAAGTGCTATTTTGGGCGATGAAACATTAAAAGAGATGTGGTATGCGGACTTGATCACGATGAGCGGACGCATACGTTCCATGAGACAAGCGTTATATGATGGACTGATTAAATTTG GAGCCCCCGGCACATGGGACCATCTAATTCGCCAGTCTGGAATGTTTGGATTCCTTGGACTTTCTCCTGCTGTCgtccagaagctcaagg ACAAGTATCATATTTATATGGCGAGCAACTCTCGGGTTTCCATTGCTGGACTTAACCCGTCGAATGTTGAATATGTGGCACGCTCGATTGCTGAATGTCTAAATGAATCCTAG
- a CDS encoding metal-dependent hydrolase family protein (imidazolonepropionase and related amidohydrolases): protein MFAASPNTIAYRTTYVARNMLLRGFTTARDTGGADAALRDAIAEGLLSGPRLFIAGKALSQTGGHGDLRAPYQGDEHKCCGGHSPALARICNGVPACLEAVRDELRQGANFIKIMCGGGVATPTDALDMLQFTAEEIQAITTTAAYSKTYVTAHAYNAEAIRHAVDNGVRGIEHGNFIDPETARYCKEKGVVFTPTLITYQGMTEPPFDNFLDEFSQAKNLEVLASGLQALEILRDAGITMCYGSDLLAGLHTLQNREFSIRSAVLSPLEILQSATINAATLVGMEGKLGCIKEGAIADFLILNANPLEDITILDHVDKSLMAIAKEGRIVSSKIADLSVDPL, encoded by the coding sequence ATGTTCGCCGCCAGCCCGAATACAATTGCATACCGCACTACCTATGTCGCCCGGAACATGCTCCTCCGAGGCTTCACCACTGCGCGTGATACAGGCGGCGCTGATGCGGCATTACGCGATGCTATCGCAGAGGGACTGCTATCTGGACCGCGCCTCTTCATCGCGGGCAAGGCCCTCTCTCAAACCGGGGGTCATGGGGACTTACGAGCCCCGTATCAGGGTGACGAGCATAAATGTTGTGGTGGACACTCACCCGCGCTAGCTCGGATCTGTAACGGCGTCCCAGCGTGCTTAGAGGCCGTTCGAGATGAGCTCCGGCAAGGGGCAAACTTCATCAAGATAATGTGTGGAGGGGGAGTCGCAACGCCCACCGATGCGCTAGATATGCTTCAGTTCACGGCCGAAGAAATCCAGGCCATCACAACCACCGCCGCATACTCCAAAACTTACGTTACCGCTCATGCCTATAACGCGGAGGCAATCCGCCACGCGGTCGATAATGGAGTGCGTGGTATTGAACATGGCAATTTCATTGACCCCGAGACTGCCAGATACtgcaaagagaaaggggTGGTCTTCACCCCGACCCTGATCACCTATCAAGGAATGACGGAACCCCCATTCGATAACTTTCTTGACGAGTTTAGTCAAGCGAAGAACCTCGAGGTTCTGGCCAGTGGCCTTCAGGCTCTGGAAATTCTACGCGATGCTGGCATAACAATGTGCTACGGATCTGATCTTCTGGCAGGCCTCCACACGTTACAAAACCGTGAATTCAGTATTCGATCAGCCGTTCTCAGTCCGCTGGAGATCCTCCAGTCGGCGACTATCAACGCTGCCACATTGGTTGGTATGGAGGGCAAATTGGGCTGTATAAAGGAGGGGGCGATTGCGGATTTCCTGATTCTCAATGCTAACCCGCTGGAAGACATTACAATTTTGGATCATGTAGACAAGTCATTAATGGCGATTGCCAAAGAGGGGCGGATTGTTAGTAGCAAGATAGCGGATTTATCAGTGGACCCTCTTTAG